In one window of Henckelia pumila isolate YLH828 chromosome 1, ASM3356847v2, whole genome shotgun sequence DNA:
- the LOC140875073 gene encoding putative disease resistance protein At3g14460 — MLDSIEDSLGFDWNHESSMVGLREDFLQIKDWLLGSAYHLEVMTIVGMTGTGKTTLTRNLFEHRAIDHIFKVHAWVSLSRTNNAQKIIKGILDSLRPIEDELDDKSIEQLADILYRSLKGKRYFIVLDDVWDIKVWDDIKRSFPNDNIKSRIILTTRLFEMDLEDRFSKIHHMSLLTPKMSWTLFCIKVFGDENCPQELEYAAEIILGNCGGIPLAIVVTGGLLSKVRRTRDDWQLIVRSIKATTTSEEQLKGILSLSYMYLPDHLRACIRSMIIFAEDYELSVPRIIRLWIDEGLVNQLGSKSPEEVAEEFLKDLIDRSFVVVCKPNRKGDADFCSVFGIWKDFFMAKNPDILQILLSTSNRSTTVERGTENLPRGYGEGVSMIVMEGQKGEIKCKENLGISMDVLFNNRYTKDCIRYCSLFSSAYEFTKDILVLQWIAQGGTIAGNSVFLEEACIQCFDILLKLKYIAPVGYVYDGLYKTKYKVGDEMNEFLQNHPVGSRVAKELDSTHVNVNVSKLEHLSLSFKFIDQINFGIIKKLSHLHTLIIHGCRSSVVKYLPSDLFLELKALRMLNFSGSHVNHLPSSIENSKALRFLDMSETSITYLPEKMCNLINLQTLKLDKCKSLAQLPNRTKELINLRHLILDVAGQLDSMPEGMGNLSELRTLRTFLVGKEDGHNINELKHMNKLNGSLRISNLENVKSPVKAADASLCRKQDLKKIEFWWVDLRYEKNSIDEEILACLEPALGIQEIEVRYYSGGSFPSWISKPSFNELVSISLYECRYCDNLPFLGQLPSLKVLSVDGMNEVLEINNLFCGEQTDKNQPSFPMLEKLSFYAMPKLEKWTEIRIGDFPNLLDLSIESCQKFKCLPFLSHLNSLKCVQLRYCPELSCLPDGGFPSTLETLMVEDCPKLEGRCSKDKGEDWCKIAHVPAVYIDAVVKVHAK; from the exons ATGCTGGATTCTATTGAGGACTCTCTAGGATTTGATTGGAATCACGAAAGCTCTATGGTTGGATTGCGGGAAGACTTTTTACAAATTAAAGATTGGCTACTTGGATCAGCATATCATCTTGAAGTCATGACGATTGTTGGGATGACTGGAACCGGTAAGACTACTCTCACAAGAAATTTGTTTGAGCATCGAGCCATTGATCATATTTTCAAAGTTCATGCTTGGGTATCATTATCTCGAACAAATAATGCGCAAAAAATTATCAAGGGTATTCTGGATTCCTTGAGACCTATCGAAGATGAACTGGATGACAAGAGCATTGAACAATTAGCAGATATTCTATACAGAAGTTTAAAGGGTAAGAGGTACTTCATTGTATTGGATGATGTGTGGGATATCAAGGTCTGGGATGACATCAAAAGATCATTTCCTAATGATAATATCAAGAGCCGGATCATTCTGACGACTAGGCTGTTCGAGATGGATCTTGAAGACCGGTTTTCCAAGATTCATCACATGAGTCTTCTTACACCCAAAATGAGCTGGACTCTTTTTTGTATCAAAGTTTTTGGGGACGAAAATTGCCCTCAGGAGCTTGAGTATGCTGCAGAAATTATTTTAGGGAATTGTGGAGGGATTCCCCTTGCAATTGTGGTGACTGGTGGCCTTCTCTCCAAAGTTAGGAGGACTAGAGATGACTGGCAGCTTATTGTGAGGTCGATTAAGGCAACCACAACTTCTGAGGAACAATTGAAGGGGATTCTCTCCTTGAGCTACATGTACTTGCCAGATCATCTGAGAGCATGCATCCGTTCCATGATAATCTTTGCAGAAGATTATGAACTCTCAGTCCCCCGAATCATCAGGCTTTGGATTGATGAGGGACTCGTAAATCAGCTTGGTTCTAAAAGTCCTGAAGAAGTGGCTGAGGAGTTTCTGAAAGATCTAATTGATAGAAGTTTCGTAGTGGTTTGCAAACCAAATAGAAAGGGTGATGCTGACTTCTGCAGCGTTTTTGGTATCTGGAAGGACTTCTTCATGGCTAAGAATCCAGATATTCTTCAG ATTTTGCTCTCAACTTCAAATCGAAGCACCACAGTGGAACGAGGTACGGAAAATCTTCCAAGAGGCTATGGTGAAGGTGTTTCCATGATAGTTATGGAAGGACAAAAAGGGGAAATTAAGTGCAAGGAAAATCTAGGAATATCGATGGACGTATTGTTTAACAACAGATACACGAAAGACTGCATTCGATATTGTTCATTATTTTCATCCGCATATGAATTCACCAAGGACATTCTCGTTTTGCAATGGATTGCTCAAGGGGGAACAATAGCAGGAAACAGTGTATTCCTCGAGGAAGCATGCATTCAGTGCTTTGATATATTGTTGAAGCTCAAATACATTGCTCCTGTTGGGTATGTTTATGATGGACTTTATAAAACAAAATACAAAGTTGGTGATGAGATGAATGAATTCCTTCAAAATCACCCCGTAGGATCTCGGGTTGCGAAAGAATTGGATAGTACCCATGTGAATGTCAATGTGTCTAAACTCGAACATTTGTCCTTGTCCTTTAAGTTCATCGACCAAATCAATTTTGGGATCATAAAAAAGTTGAGCCATCTTCATACTCTCATAATTCATGGTTGCCGTAGTTCTGTTGTTAAATACTTACCTTCTGATTTGTTTCTGGAGCTAAAGGCATTAAGGATGTTAAATTTCAGTGGTTCTCATGTCAATCACTTACCGAGCTCTATTGAAAATTCAAAGGCGTTGCGATTTCTTGATATGTCCGAGACATCAATTACATATTTGCCTGAGAAAATGTGCAATCTCATCAATCTGCAGACCTTAAAACTTGACAAATGTAAGTCCCTCGCTCAACTGCCTAATCGTACGAAAGAATTGATTAACCTGCGCCATTTGATTCTTGATGTTGCTGGCCAGTTGGACTCAATGCCAGAAGGTATGGGAAATCTGTCAGAGTTACGCACTTTAAGGACATTTTTGGTTGGCAAAGAAGATGGTCATAACATAAATGAATTGAAACACATGAACAAATTGAATGGATCACTTCGGATTTCGAATCTTGAAAATGTTAAATCTCCTGTTAAGGCTGCAGATGCTTCTCTTTGCCGCAAACAAGACCTCAAGAAAATAGAATTTTGGTGGGTGGATCTTCGATATGAGAAGAATTCAATTGACGAGGAAATACTAGCATGTCTTGAACCAGCTTTGGGCATCCAAGAGATAGAAGTACGCTATTATAGTGGTGGAAGTTTCCCGAGTTGGATAAGCAAACCGTCTTTTAATGAATTGGTTAGTATAAGCCTCTACGAGTGTAGATATTGTGACAACCTTCCATTTCTTGGACAATTGCCATCTCTAAAGGTTCTCAGCGTTGATGGAATGAATGAGGTGCTAGAAATCAACAACCTCTTTTGTGGTGAACAAACCGATAAGAATCAACCCTCGTTTCCTATGCTCGAGAAACTGTCATTTTATGCCATGCCCAAACTGGAAAAATGGACAGAAATAAGAATCGGTGATTTTCCCAATCTCTTGGATCTCAGTATCGAATCGTGTCAGAAATTCAAGTGCCTTCCTTTTTTGTCACATTTGAACTCTCTTAAGTGTGTGCAATTGCGCTATTGTCCTGAACTTTCATGTTTGCCTGATGGTGGATTTCCATCCACCCTTGAAACATTAATGGTCGAAGATTGTCCCAAATTAGAAGGACGTTGCAGCAAAGATAAAGGTGAAGATTGGTGCAAGATTGCTCATGTGCCTGCTGTTTATATCGATGCCGTGGTGAAGGTGCATGCGAAATAG